One Candidatus Eisenbacteria bacterium genomic region harbors:
- a CDS encoding carboxypeptidase regulatory-like domain-containing protein, with translation MPLEVVELEAVLPGWQQDPDRTYPVSPDAARLQPVLVMSRLCSVQGRVVDPEGRPMPGATVEGAAAGTATTDAAGRFTISNVPASVGELTVRADGFLRRGARIQCPEFGGLVVLPDIVLTRGRTVSGRVLGPDGHPLPNIWVDFTEVRATTDADGRFTARGVRPGGQVRVHAWGMIEVSIPLPEDAEDVTDLTIRLHGKPPEAPYHRPISLRVSPDAGSPSDSFEIAVFSEPEDTVRVRVLDLEGRAVFDRQAKTGARFIDYRAWVGPLPGGQYTVSAEGKWGAAPRQTLRVSSIALVCELMPGAYRIRAVRIADGKPVARLDLLDGERRFLGRTDSHGAIETNLVRGNEIVVADSAHDAVCLRIPIPPRPPVMRRLATLLDRPIVRPGGKVGFKLVAREERQGRLEPSSGANVAVGLSVEGTPCGTSEGRFDSTGVYVDSLRATDKISLGDATLAVGMRDISQKRSLPITERPTPSLRIELSADATRVFAGDSAVFHVKLHRSDGYPASGVMLATALTMDSEARHWEKPGRVRRRASTPTEYDTLFSNVDGTALVRRATPGLLPRTARVTLRVTAQEGGSEPVTAESATSVGTSALTLELLPHKSGTAETGPAARIRVTSPAGPARGAHVWVWLLQGGRLLESAELVADSSGMAEWAGRDTTSRGRNFTVCAGGVDDAGRPALVRSELPIRGPLVPPPGQPVPAPAPTPAPVTHDDRVPGTRPTPTPQPSTFGLEACADTVQGDGPKACFAIVSDHEGVAHVFLAAADPIEKLSDVAFGRGRTLFTVPSARFGAGGLSVAAYTYWERRVLESHASTVVRRRDKELDVQVQPGRTTLHPGDTLDLTIAVRDWKGAGVPAEVHVAVYDSALVAFAPDRNPDLLRSFYTLPPMPLVVAYSPPVPPARGSGSAGGHVAYKSLDNLEQLMSPMASARPSIALDSPPRVREDFRDEALWIPRLQAGADGVAHVAVRVPDNLTAWSITAHAVGPGTMRVTVREAPGQPARRFDEWRAQVDGGRLEAPVSPVQASPARAGEGRVVVKAGETGSLRVEIATRADSVGDALAQVYRVEPRFRTVFGRGQEPGVAWDSVTTRRWAAPAFAVAMRDGYDRIALRNASGSVRLASVAAVERLGSEWTARLLPRGLLSAVRALREVAADGSELSATATVRAFLCDSLDNPALFTRADGSLDVPAACDFLVAVTAGRDSLAAETASRLDALAMRTARAARGPRTRTADVASARRALAALWRRFGTPCDASGWSRELPRLSSATRVDFAAGFEEPVEAADLWAAADSVVLTRAAPELSDTSIWLALLGGRGRGPLRTWPLVLMSHLRTSDTAPAKGLVFPPGWAGRIALPEVAAGLPERATPGVLRTALHRGHAATFEAPDSSTGTLTVTFLRWVSVKSRWAHAARELEAVRGPLHLGEVVRMVVRSSRAIEWDGLLIRVPMCGALDSRHVVDQARREQHAGMGAALHGAAQLEGIALRPGSAGSEVWSGDFRVTHAGRFTLLPVVVYSPMNPDIYRVSPPMMLEVVQ, from the coding sequence GTGCCCCTGGAAGTCGTCGAACTGGAGGCGGTGCTCCCCGGGTGGCAGCAGGACCCGGATCGGACGTACCCGGTATCTCCCGACGCCGCACGCCTGCAGCCGGTCCTGGTGATGTCCCGACTGTGTTCCGTCCAGGGCCGGGTGGTCGATCCCGAAGGGCGCCCCATGCCGGGCGCGACAGTGGAGGGCGCGGCGGCGGGGACTGCGACCACAGACGCGGCGGGCCGTTTTACGATCTCGAACGTGCCCGCCAGCGTGGGCGAGCTGACGGTCCGTGCGGACGGCTTCCTGAGGCGCGGCGCCAGGATTCAGTGCCCGGAATTCGGCGGGTTGGTCGTGCTCCCGGACATCGTGCTCACCCGCGGCCGAACGGTTTCGGGGCGGGTCCTCGGGCCGGATGGTCACCCATTGCCGAACATCTGGGTGGATTTCACGGAGGTCAGGGCGACCACGGATGCGGACGGCAGATTCACCGCGCGCGGCGTGCGCCCCGGCGGCCAGGTCCGTGTGCACGCCTGGGGCATGATCGAAGTGTCGATCCCGCTGCCGGAGGACGCCGAGGACGTCACGGACCTGACGATCCGTCTGCACGGGAAGCCCCCGGAGGCCCCATACCACCGCCCCATTTCGCTGCGCGTGTCGCCCGACGCGGGAAGCCCTTCCGATAGCTTCGAAATCGCCGTCTTTTCGGAGCCCGAAGACACCGTGCGCGTGAGAGTGCTCGACCTGGAGGGACGCGCCGTATTCGACCGTCAGGCGAAAACTGGCGCCCGGTTCATTGACTACCGGGCCTGGGTCGGGCCACTGCCGGGGGGCCAGTACACGGTCAGCGCCGAGGGCAAGTGGGGTGCTGCCCCCCGACAGACGCTCCGGGTGAGTTCCATCGCGCTGGTGTGCGAACTGATGCCGGGCGCATATCGGATTCGCGCGGTCCGCATCGCGGACGGCAAGCCGGTGGCGAGACTGGATCTGCTGGATGGCGAGCGCAGGTTCCTGGGACGCACCGACTCCCATGGGGCGATCGAGACCAACCTGGTCCGAGGCAACGAAATCGTGGTCGCCGACTCGGCGCACGACGCAGTGTGCCTGCGAATCCCAATTCCCCCGCGCCCGCCTGTGATGCGGAGGCTGGCCACGCTGCTGGACCGGCCGATCGTCCGGCCCGGCGGGAAGGTGGGATTCAAGCTGGTCGCCCGCGAGGAGCGCCAGGGGCGTCTGGAGCCCTCGAGCGGCGCCAATGTGGCCGTGGGGCTGAGCGTGGAAGGAACCCCTTGCGGCACCTCGGAGGGGCGCTTCGACAGCACTGGCGTCTACGTGGACTCACTTCGCGCCACGGACAAGATCAGCCTGGGCGACGCAACACTGGCGGTGGGAATGCGCGACATTTCCCAGAAGCGGTCCCTTCCGATCACCGAACGGCCCACGCCCTCCCTTCGAATCGAGCTTTCCGCCGATGCAACACGCGTGTTCGCCGGAGACTCGGCCGTATTCCACGTGAAGCTCCACCGGTCGGACGGCTATCCGGCCTCCGGCGTCATGCTGGCGACGGCGTTGACGATGGACTCGGAAGCGCGCCACTGGGAGAAGCCCGGTCGAGTGCGCCGGCGCGCGTCGACGCCGACGGAGTACGACACGCTCTTCTCGAACGTGGACGGCACGGCGCTGGTGAGGAGGGCCACTCCGGGACTCCTGCCCCGCACGGCACGCGTCACGCTGCGGGTGACCGCCCAGGAGGGCGGCTCCGAACCGGTCACTGCCGAGTCCGCGACCTCGGTGGGTACCTCGGCCTTGACCCTCGAGCTGCTGCCTCACAAATCGGGCACGGCGGAAACCGGTCCGGCGGCGAGGATCCGCGTGACCTCGCCGGCCGGCCCCGCACGCGGCGCCCACGTGTGGGTCTGGCTGCTGCAGGGCGGCCGCCTGCTCGAGAGCGCCGAGCTGGTGGCCGATTCCAGCGGCATGGCGGAGTGGGCCGGCAGGGACACCACCTCCCGCGGGCGCAACTTCACCGTATGTGCCGGGGGGGTGGACGATGCGGGCCGGCCAGCGCTGGTGCGCAGCGAATTGCCCATCCGGGGACCCCTGGTCCCCCCGCCGGGGCAACCTGTGCCTGCTCCGGCCCCGACTCCGGCTCCCGTCACCCACGACGACCGGGTTCCTGGCACGCGGCCTACCCCAACCCCACAGCCGTCCACATTCGGCCTTGAGGCCTGCGCCGACACGGTGCAGGGCGATGGTCCGAAGGCGTGCTTCGCCATCGTGTCGGACCACGAAGGCGTGGCGCACGTCTTTCTCGCAGCAGCCGATCCGATCGAGAAGCTCTCTGACGTGGCCTTCGGCAGGGGGCGAACGCTCTTCACGGTTCCGTCTGCACGATTTGGCGCGGGGGGCTTGAGCGTTGCGGCATACACCTACTGGGAGCGGCGGGTGCTGGAGTCGCACGCGAGCACCGTAGTCAGGCGCCGTGACAAGGAACTCGACGTGCAGGTCCAGCCCGGCCGGACGACCCTGCATCCCGGGGACACTCTGGATCTCACGATCGCGGTGCGCGACTGGAAGGGTGCGGGAGTGCCCGCCGAGGTGCACGTGGCGGTCTATGACAGCGCGCTGGTCGCGTTCGCCCCGGATCGGAACCCGGACCTGCTCCGTAGTTTCTACACCCTGCCACCGATGCCGTTGGTCGTCGCGTATTCGCCACCTGTGCCACCGGCGAGAGGCTCGGGGAGCGCGGGAGGCCACGTGGCGTACAAGTCGCTGGACAACCTGGAACAGCTGATGAGCCCGATGGCCTCCGCGCGCCCGTCAATCGCCCTGGATTCCCCCCCGCGGGTCCGCGAGGACTTCCGCGACGAGGCCCTCTGGATTCCCAGGCTTCAAGCCGGCGCCGACGGCGTGGCGCATGTGGCCGTCCGCGTGCCCGACAACCTGACCGCATGGAGCATCACCGCCCACGCCGTCGGCCCGGGCACGATGCGGGTCACGGTGCGCGAAGCCCCCGGTCAGCCGGCGCGAAGGTTCGACGAGTGGCGCGCACAAGTGGATGGAGGAAGACTCGAGGCGCCGGTCTCGCCGGTCCAGGCCTCCCCGGCCCGTGCAGGCGAAGGCAGGGTCGTCGTGAAGGCAGGCGAGACAGGGTCGCTGCGTGTGGAGATCGCCACCCGGGCCGATTCGGTGGGGGATGCCCTGGCCCAAGTGTACCGTGTGGAGCCGCGGTTCCGGACGGTGTTCGGCCGCGGGCAAGAGCCGGGTGTAGCCTGGGACTCAGTCACCACGAGGCGCTGGGCCGCCCCGGCGTTTGCCGTGGCCATGCGCGATGGGTACGACCGAATCGCGCTTCGGAATGCGTCCGGATCGGTGCGCCTGGCCTCCGTGGCTGCGGTGGAGCGATTGGGTAGCGAGTGGACCGCGAGACTGCTTCCTCGCGGGTTGCTGAGCGCTGTCCGGGCTCTGCGCGAAGTTGCGGCGGACGGGTCGGAACTCTCGGCCACCGCGACGGTGCGTGCATTTCTGTGCGACTCCCTGGACAACCCGGCGCTCTTCACTCGGGCGGATGGCTCTCTTGACGTCCCCGCCGCATGCGACTTCCTGGTGGCGGTCACCGCGGGACGGGATTCGCTGGCGGCCGAAACGGCCTCGCGCCTGGACGCGCTCGCCATGAGGACCGCGCGGGCGGCGCGCGGGCCCCGGACGAGGACGGCCGACGTCGCCTCGGCCCGCCGGGCGCTCGCCGCGCTGTGGCGGCGGTTTGGAACCCCGTGCGATGCCTCCGGCTGGAGCCGGGAGCTGCCCCGGCTGTCGTCTGCGACACGCGTTGATTTCGCTGCGGGCTTCGAGGAGCCCGTGGAAGCTGCGGACCTGTGGGCCGCCGCCGACTCTGTGGTTCTGACTCGGGCGGCGCCCGAGCTTTCCGACACCAGCATCTGGCTCGCATTGCTCGGCGGCCGGGGCCGGGGGCCGCTCCGGACCTGGCCACTGGTGCTCATGTCGCACCTCCGGACCAGCGACACTGCACCGGCAAAGGGACTCGTATTCCCTCCGGGTTGGGCCGGCCGGATCGCGCTTCCGGAGGTGGCTGCCGGACTGCCCGAGCGCGCGACCCCGGGAGTATTGCGAACCGCGCTCCATCGAGGGCACGCCGCGACCTTCGAAGCTCCAGATTCCTCGACGGGCACGCTGACAGTGACCTTCCTCCGATGGGTGTCCGTGAAGAGCCGATGGGCACATGCGGCCCGGGAGCTGGAGGCGGTGCGTGGCCCGCTTCACCTCGGCGAGGTGGTGCGCATGGTGGTGCGCTCCAGCCGTGCGATCGAATGGGACGGGCTCCTCATCCGGGTCCCGATGTGCGGGGCCCTGGATTCCAGGCACGTGGTGGACCAGGCGCGGCGGGAGCAACACGCGGGCATGGGAGCGGCACTCCACGGTGCCGCGCAACTGGAGGGCATCGCGTTGCGGCCGGGATCTGCCGGGTCGGAGGTGTGGTCCGGTGACTTCCGGGTGACCCACGCGGGCCGCTTCACGCTCCTGCCCGTGGTGGTGTACAGCCCGATGAACCCGGATATCTACAGGGTGTCGCCGCCGATGATGCTGGAGGTCGTACAGTAG